The genomic segment GGCCCCTTGGTTTTTCAGGACAGGAGCTTCCGGTAGAGATTCACGTGGTTTTCGCTCATGATCTCCTTGGTGTAGCGCTGCTCCACGAGCGCCCTCCCCGTCTCGCCCATGTCGGTCCGGAGGTCTTCCTCGGACAACAGGCGCAGGATCCTGCCGGCCAGGGCCTCGAAGTTCTTGATCGGCACCACGAAGCCGTTTATCTGGTCCTGTATTATCTCCGGCATGCCTCCCGCGTTCGTCACGATGATGGGCTTCTTCGCGGCCATGGCCTCCAGCATAGTGAGCCCGAACGGCTCCATGGCGGTGGAGGGGTAGAGGACCACGTCCGACGCCGCGTAGAGGCCCGGCATCTGCTCCAGCTCGTAAGAGTCTATCAGCACGTGCTTCTGCAGGCCGAAGAACTTGAGCAGCCTTATGAAATAGGCGATGTCCTTCTGCTGGGTCGCGCCCCAGTCGATGATGTTCTTGGTGCCGGCCAGCACCAGCATCGCGTCGGGGAAGCGGCGGTGCACGATGTTGAACGCCTTGATGGAGACGTCGCAGCCCTTTGCCAGCCCCATTCGCGCGGGGTGGAAGACCAGGCGCCTTCCCCTCAGCTGCGGGTATTTGGCGTAGATGGAGCGGGTGTCGGCGTCGTGGCTGAATTTCCTGTGGTCTATGCCGTGGTGTATGGTTGTGCACCTGCGCTGGTCCACGCCGATGCCGATGATCTCCCTGCGAATGTAGTGCGAGACCGCGATGATGTGCGTCCAGGGGACGTCGCGGGTGAGATCGAGGTAGAGGTCCTCGTCCCATACGTTGTGCGCGGTGAGCACGAGCGGCAGCCCCTTCTTCTTTGCGACCTCGCTGAGCGCCTTGGCGTGGGGCTTGGAGAAGTAGTGCATGTTGTGCGCGTGTATCACGTCGGGCCTCGCGCTCTCGACGAAGCCGGTGAACAGCTCCGCTATCTCGTCGTCGAGGCCCGAGAGGCCGCGCTTGAAGAGCCAGTTGAGGTCCATGAGCGGCGTTCGCACGATGCGCGTGCCCTGGTAGTCGTATTCCTGCCTGCAACCCTCGAAGGCCCCTGTGAGCAGGGCTGTCCTGTGCCCCATCCTGTTGAACTCAGGCAGCATTGTCGCCAGGTGGGTCTCGACGCCCCCTATGATGGGCGGGAAGCCCCAGTGGACCTGCGCTACGCTGAGATGAGCCTTCCGGGGGCCGCCGGTCCCCGGCGCACCCTTTCCTGCGGACTTCGTCTTCGTCTGCCTCTGCCTCTTCCTGGCCATGCCCCCTCCTCGGATGACTCCCTAGTAGTAGTTGCCCATCATGAAATTAACGACCTCTTTGCGCCCTATCATGCCTACGAGTCTTCCGTCCCGCACCACCGGCAGTAGCCTGTAATCCTCCTCGGAGAATATCTTCGAGGCGCTGGTGACCGGCGCATCGTCGGAGATGGTCTTCACCCTCCTCGTCATAACGTGCCTGGCGGTCGCCCTGTCGAAGCCGGGTCTCGCGACCGCGCTTATTATGTCGCGCTCCGACACGAATCCCACGAGCTTGCCCGAGGCGCCGAGCACCGGCAGTCCGCTCACCTTGTGCCTCGACAGGGCCATGCAGACGGTGCGTATGTCGTCGTGCTCGTTCACCGATACGGCCCTCTTCTTCATTATGTCCTTCACCTGTTTCATGAGCTCCTCCTTGCGCGCGCGGATTTCCCGCCCCGCCTCGACAAAGAGGGGTGGAAATCCACGTAGGCGTGCTTTTTCAGCTGCTTCTTCGCGCCGTAGACCGAGGCGAAGACCCTGCCCCTGGCGGCGGGGCGCTCGACGAGGATCGAGGTCTTCCTGTGGGTGATCGACACCCTGAGCTTCGCGCCCATGAAGCGGACCGCGAACTTGAGCGCCCGCCAGCCGGGAGGCAGACGGGGCGAGAACGAGATGTGG from the Pseudomonadota bacterium genome contains:
- a CDS encoding glycosyltransferase family 4 protein; this encodes MARKRQRQTKTKSAGKGAPGTGGPRKAHLSVAQVHWGFPPIIGGVETHLATMLPEFNRMGHRTALLTGAFEGCRQEYDYQGTRIVRTPLMDLNWLFKRGLSGLDDEIAELFTGFVESARPDVIHAHNMHYFSKPHAKALSEVAKKKGLPLVLTAHNVWDEDLYLDLTRDVPWTHIIAVSHYIRREIIGIGVDQRRCTTIHHGIDHRKFSHDADTRSIYAKYPQLRGRRLVFHPARMGLAKGCDVSIKAFNIVHRRFPDAMLVLAGTKNIIDWGATQQKDIAYFIRLLKFFGLQKHVLIDSYELEQMPGLYAASDVVLYPSTAMEPFGLTMLEAMAAKKPIIVTNAGGMPEIIQDQINGFVVPIKNFEALAGRILRLLSEEDLRTDMGETGRALVEQRYTKEIMSENHVNLYRKLLS
- a CDS encoding CBS domain-containing protein, with the protein product MKQVKDIMKKRAVSVNEHDDIRTVCMALSRHKVSGLPVLGASGKLVGFVSERDIISAVARPGFDRATARHVMTRRVKTISDDAPVTSASKIFSEEDYRLLPVVRDGRLVGMIGRKEVVNFMMGNYY